From a region of the Lactuca sativa cultivar Salinas chromosome 4, Lsat_Salinas_v11, whole genome shotgun sequence genome:
- the LOC111882140 gene encoding uncharacterized mitochondrial protein AtMg00810-like, whose protein sequence is MKKRFEMSSLGEMTTFLGLQVQQSSTGILIHQAKYVDDVLAKFGFRDAKPVLTPIPERPLLTPDLEGESVDQTHYRSMIGSLMYLTASRPNVMFAVCQCARYQANPKLSHLLAVKRIFWYLSPKQGLWCPKNPEFELYAFADINYGRCELDRKSTSGGCQFLGDRLVSWQCKKQHTVSTSTAEAEYVATSIKMGDMEFSKVHNSAIFLEHPPAAHNDLKFIVDGLKKS, encoded by the exons ATGAAGAAGCGATTTGAGATGAGTTCGCTTGGGGAGATGACCAcgtttctggggcttcaggtccaacaatcttcaaccggaatccttattCACCAAGCAAAGTATGTGGATGATGTGCTGGCGAAGTTCGGGTTCCGAGATGCGAAACCTGTTCTTACACCCATCCCGGAAAGACCTTTATTGACCCCTGATCTTGAaggtgaatccgtagatcagacgcattatcgatcaatgatcggatcactCATGTATCTGACTGCCAGTCGTCCAAACGTAATGTTTGCTGTCTGTCAATGTGCTCgctaccaggctaatcctaaactctctcatttaCTTGCTGTTAAACGGATTTTTTGGTATCTCAGCCCAAAACAGGGTCTTTGGTGTCCGAAAAATCCAGAATTTGAgctttatgcttttgcagacaTCAACTATGGCAGGTGTGAGCTTGATAGAAAATCGACttcaggaggatgccaatttctgggtGATAGATTGGTTTCATGGCAGTGTAAGAAGCAGCATACCGTttcaacctcaacagcagaagcggaGTATGTCGCTACGTCT ATTAAGATGGGAGACATGGAATTTTCTAAGGTCCACAACTCTGCCATTTTTCTTGAACACCCTCCTGCAGCTCACAATGACTTAAAGTTCATTGTTGATGGTTTGAAGAAATCTTGA